GCGTGCGCGGTCAGCCGCGGGCGTGGCCGTTGGCCCAGTTGGCCACCTCAGCCACCGGCGCCGTGGCCTCGCAAGTGACGTTGGTCGATTTCATGGCGGCCACGGTGGTCGATGTGGAACTCGACACCGTGTCGCAGCCTCCCCGCTTGTTGGTGACTTTGCAACCGACGCCGCTGGCCACGAGCAGCGCGTTGGCGGCTCCTGGATACCCGGCCAACCCCTGGTTGGCCAAGTTGATGTTGTCTCGATAACCCTGGCGGCCGGCGCCACCGCGTGGGGCCGACCGACGAAGCAGACGAACGCGACGAGTAACGAACCCGAGGAACCGATCATGATCAACATGACTGCGACACCGGCGAGCGAAGCCTTGAACGCCGAGCATGAATTCCAGCGCGTCAAAGCCCGAATTCATGAACAGTTGGTCGAGTCGTTCGACTTGTCGCGCGTGGGCAAGATCGACGTCAAGGTGCTGCGCAACGAAGTGCATGGCATGGCCAAGGCGGCCTGCGACTCGCGCAAGGAGCTGCGCGGCGTCGACCACGAACGCCTGGTCAACGAGCTGATGGACGAAATCTTCGGCCTCGGTCCCTTGGAGCGGCTGATGGCCGACGAGACCGTCTCCGATATTCTGGTCAACGGTCCCGGGGCGGTGTACGTCGAACGGAACGGCCGGCTGGAGCAGACCGACATTGTGTTTGCCGACGACGCGCACCTGTTGCGGATCATGCAGCGGATCGTCGCCAAGCTGGGCCGGCGCATTGACGAGTCGAACCCGATGGTCGATGCCCGTCTGGCCGACGGCAGCCGTGTGAACGCCGTGATTCCGCCGTTGTCGCTGGAAGGCCCGACCCTGTCGATTCGTCGTTTCGGCCATCACCCGTTGACAATCGACGACTTGCTGGCCAAGCAATCGATTTTGCCCGACATGGTCAAGTTCTTGCGGGCCGCGGTCGACGCCCGGGTGAGCATGTTGATCTCGGGGGGCACCGGCGCCGGTAAGACGACGCTGTTGAATGTTCTGAGCCGGTTCATCCCGGCCGAAGAGCGGATCATCACCATCGAGGACTCGGCCGAACTGATTCTGCAACACAAGCACCGGGTACGCATGGAAACGCGCATGCCCAACACCGAGGGACTGGGCCAGGTCACGCAACGCGATCTGGTGCGAAACAGCTTGCGTATGCGGCCCGACCGCATTGTCGTGGGCGAAGTCCGCGGCGCCGAAGTGTGGGACATGTTGCAAGCCATGAACACCGGTCACGAAGGTTCGCTGACCACAATCCACGCCAACACCACGCGCGACGCCCTGACTCGCTTGGAGATGATGTCGGCCATGACGGGCTTTGAACTGCCGATCGACGTCGTGCGACAGTACATCGCCTCGGGTATCACGCTGGTGGTGCATGCATCGCGCTTGAAGGGTGGCCCGCGCCGGATCATGCAGGTGTCGGAAATCCTCGGGGTTCGCAACGGCCAGTTCGAGATCGAAGACGTATGCGGATTTGAGCAGACCGGCGTCGACGCCAATGGCGTGGCGGTCGGCGAGTTCTTCTTCACCGGTTACCAGCCCAAGTGCCTGACGCGGATTCAAGCGGCCGGTGGCAATCTGCCCGCCGAACTGTTTGTCAAACGCCGCCTGGCCGTTGGCACGCCGCGGTCGGCCGGAAACTAAGCTGAAACCTCCGGCTGCCGCGACCAGCAATGGCCGACAGCTTGAGCCCAGAGGGAATGAGACATCATGGATACGACACTGCTGCTGTACGCGAGCTTGCTGGTGGTGCTGGTCGGCGCCACGGTGGTGCTAATGGTGCGCGACCTGAACGCGGCCGGCAACAGCGGCGCCGCTGTGGAAGAAAGCATTCGCCTGTTGCCGCCGCCGGTGGCTGACGCGTTCAAAGGTCAGTTCACCGATCGGATCGACTGGCGGTTTCGTCGTTTGGTCTACCAGACCGGGCTCGACATTACCGCCGAACCGGCGTTTCTGTTAATTATCCTTTGCGGCCTGGCCGTGGGGGGGACGGTATTCGTCGCCCGCGACGACATCCTCGAAGCGGTGATGGCATCGCTGGTCGGACTGGCCGCGCCGGTGGCGTTCTTCACGTTCCGTCGTGGCCGGCGCTTGGCGGCCATTCGCGCTCAGTTGCCCGAGGTGATGGACCTGATGTCGCGGGCCGTGCGCGCCGGCGAGACGCTGGATCAGGCGATCGGCCAGGTGGGCGTGTCGATGCCGGTCCCACTGGGAATTGAGTTTCGCCGCTGTGCCCGACAACTCGACATGGGCTTGTCGCTGCCGGCGACCATGCGGGCCTTGATCGCTCGCGCGCCGTTGACCGAGGTGCGAATTCTGGCCGCCACGTTCAACGTGCAACGTCGCAGCGGTGGTAATCTGGCCATCACGCTCGATCGTCTAGCCGGCGTCATTCGCGACCGCATCAGCTACCAGCGACAGTTCATGGCGGCCACCGGCGCCAGCAGAATCGCCACCCTGGTCGTTTCGCTAGCCGGCCCGACCGTGTTCACGTACATGATGATGTTCGAGCCCGAGTATGTCGGGCAATTCTTTGTGGTGCCGGGCGGGCAGTTGCTATTGGGGCTGGCCTGCGTGCTGCAATTCGTGGGGCTGGTCTGGGTGGCCGGGCTGCTGCGCAACGACTACTAAACTGACTCTTGCTGATACGACCGCGCTTGACGCGGGGAGCCGACGAGCATGTTAATCGAACTTGTGACCCTGGCGGCGTTCTTCGGAATCGTGGGCCTGGTCTTCTTTCTGCGATCGCTGGTGCGCGGCTGGCGCGGCGGGATCCAGGAACAAATCGCCAATGAAGCTAGCGAGGCTCCGACTCGCGGCCCGTTGTTTGGTGAATGGACCGAGGCTTTGGCGTCCCAACTTCCGTCGCTGATGGGCTCGACTGACGATCTGACCCGCGACTTGCAGCGCGCTGGCTACTACAAGCCAACCGCTCGCAGCGAATTCCTGGCGCTGCGTAACGCCTTGGCGATCTTTTGCATTGTCATGACCGGTATCTATGCCGTAATGGTCGGTCCCGAGCGCCGCGACTTGACGGCGCCAATCTTGATCTGGGGGATGGCGATCAGCGCGTTGGTCTATGTCTTGCCGTGGATTGTCTTGCGGATGCAGGCCAAGCGGCGGTTGCACATGATCCAGCGCAGCATGCCCGACGCGTTTGATATGTTGACCATGTGTATGACGGGCGGTCTAGCATTCAACGACGCGCTGGGGCACGTTTCGCGCGAAGTGGTGTTCGCCCATCCCGACATGGCGGTCGAGCTTGAAATCGTGCGCCGTCACGCTGACATGAATACGATGGGACGCGCGTTCGAGAACTTTGCCAAGCGCATCGACACGCCCGAGGTGGTTTCGATGGCGGGGCTGGTTTCGCAGAGCGAACGGCTGGGCACGAACATGGTGGCCGCGGTGCGCGAATACGCCGACGGCGTCCGCTTGATGCATCGCCAAAACGCCGACGAGCGCGCCAACAAGGCCGGTATCAAGCTGTTGTTTCCGATGGTGCTTTGTTTGGCCCCCGCAGCGATGATCATATTGTGGGGCCCGGCCATCCTTGAACTGCGGAACTTCTTCCGCACGTTTAACGTAACGAACTAGCGTCGCTTGGATCGGCGCTGCCCGTCGAAAAAACGAGCCAACTCACAGGGAGTTCGGGCACCAGGTCCGAACTCCCTGTTTGCTTTTCGGTGGCTCCCGATAGGGACACCTTTAGCCAGCAACCGGATCAGGCGGTTGCCGCTTTAACTCCTGCCCCTGCTGATGTTTACCACTATCGAGAAAACCCGATGTAAAGAACTTGATAAAATGGGTAATTTGATTAGTGTGAAGAACTGTGATGATTCTTCACCGGAGAGCCCAAGAATATGTCTCGCTGCCTTTCGAACCTGTGTATTGAGACCGACGCCGCCATCATTTCGGCCGAATTGATCATCATCCTAACTGTTTTGGTCATTGGTGTTTGTGTCGGTGTGACCTCGATTCGCGACGCTATCGTGACCGAAATGGCCGACGTCGCCCAGGCGATTGCCAACCTGAATCAGAGCTTTGGGTTCAGCGGAGTGGCAGGTCACGCGACCGCCTCGGCCGGGAGCGAGTTCATCGACCGAGCCGACTTCTGTGACCGGTCGAACGCCACTGGCACCAATGTCCAGCAATCCAAGTGCGTGGTTGTAGGAGGGTTCGTCCACCCATTGGGCGCGAACACCGACGGAGCAAATAGCCCGTAAAACACAGGCTTTTTATCGAGCCATCAACGAACGGCTCGACCGCAGAACCGGTGAAGAATCGGGCCTGCGATCGAGCCGACAAGACAAAGAAAAAGGGCGGCCAACCTATGGGTGGGCCGCCCTTTTTCGTTTCCAGTCGAGGTGTTCCAAAGAAAACGATCTGGATGAATAAATAAAATAGATGATTTAAATAGATAAAATAGCTTGACACGAATAAATCGACTAAATAGTATCGGATGTGTTGAGTGAATGAGTGGCTTTGAGAGTGTGGTGACTTTCTTGGCTGCCCTCGCTCGGCTGGCTGGTATTTCCCCCAAAGCTTACCGGAGGACGATCGCGAGCCGACGCAGCATGCGTCAACACAATTTGAAGCGCAGTCCAGCGTGGGCAGCGCGAAATCTCGTTAGTGCTTCATTTTTTGGAGAGAGAAAATGAAGGTTGTTCAGCGTCTGTGGAGTGAACAGGAAGGTTTCTTGTTGTCGGCGGAGGCCGTCTTGTACGCGAGCATTGCGGTGCTCGGCGTGATCGCTGGTTTCGGCGCCGTCCGCGAAGCGGTGGTCACCGAATTGGCTGACGTGGCTCAGGCCATTGCCAACTTGGACCAGAGCTACTCGATCAGCGGTACCTTCGGCCACTGCGCCGTTACTGCTGGCGGTCAGTTCGTCGACTTGCCGGACTTCTGCGATAGTTCGGTCACCACGACCAACTTCCAGCAGTCGAAGTGTGTGCAACTGTGCGTCAGCGTGCATATCCCCGGCGCGGCCAATTTCGACGGCAGTACCTCGCCGTAGTCGTTACTTGGTCGATCGACCGGATTGTTGGGTCGCATGATGCAGACCCACAGCCAAATGAAAAGCCAGGTTCGAGCATGCCTCGAACCTGGCTTTCTTTGTTTTTCCACCGTGACTCTTTGCCAGGCAAGACTTGCTGATCCCTAAGTCGAGCCCGGCCACGGGTGCGAGGGGCGACATTTCACGTCATCGAATCGGCGGTCGAAGGAGAGAGAAGTTTTTCTTCCGCTGAATCTATTGATGAATGAAGCTGTTGTCCTCGTTGGTGACACCCGTGACACGCGGCCCGACTGTCTTTGGTTCAACGGATCACGGTCAGGTGGGGTAGTCCCTTTTCGAGCCTGGCCCAACCCTCGGCCGAGATTTGCGCCCAGGGAAGCGACAACATCTGCAAGTTTTTCATTTTTAGGAGCGCGTCGACTCCCTTGTCCGAGATGCCACCGCTGACGATGAACAACCGCTTCAGCGTGCCAATCTCGGCCAACTCGGCCAGTCCGGCGTCGGTGATCTCGCTGCCGACCAGGTGCAGCTCTTCCAACTCGCCGAGCTTTTTCAGGTAGATCAACCCGGCGTCGGTCACGCCGCTGCCGGCAATCTGCAACACGCGCACCCCCGGCATCGTTGACAACTGCTTGAGTTGCTCGTTGCCGACCACGTTGAACCGCATATCGATCCCTTGGGCCTGTTGGGCGCGCACCACGACCGCTGGTGCCGGGTGAATTGGCGGAGGCGTGAACATCACGCGCGGGCCAGCGTTGTATCCTTCGGGCAGCCCCCCGCCGAGGCAATGCAGACAGCCGTACCCAAAGCCTGGGGCATGGACACAACCCGAATTGGCTGCGATCAGTCCCCGCAACGCGGCACAGTTCGGAACGACCGGCGGGCAGACCGGCGCGACAGCCGGAGGCGGGCATGGAGGAGCCGGCGGTGGGCATGGTGCCGCGGGAGGCACAATCGTGGCCGTCGTGGAAACCGTCACGGTAATCACGCCGGACTTGGTTGTGACCGTGACGCAAGGCTGCGAGGTCTGAACCGCCGTTGCCGTCACCGTCGCGGTCGCGACTGGAGCCGGCGCGGGAATAACGACTGGCGGCGCGGCAGCCACTTCTGGCTGTGGAACGACTGCTGGTGGCGGTAGAACAGGCGGAGTGGGTGGCGCGACCGCGGGAGCTTGCGCCATCGGCGTGCTGCCGAACACATCGGCACAGACCAGAATCTTGCCCGGCGCGTGCGCCACCAGGCCACGATCGACCGAGTCGGCGCGATCGATGAACGAACTGCCGGCGGTGAACGAGCTGTGACCGACCACGCCGCTATAGGCGTAGCTTTGGTCCAAGTTACCGATGGCGGTGCTGATGTCGGCCATCTCTTCGACGACCGTGTCGCGCAAGGCCGTCCAGCCGACGACGCCGCCGACGACGACCATCGAGCCGGCCAGCACCAACTCGCTCGCAGCCAGGAATCCAAACTGTTCGCGCCACAGGCGCCGCAAAAGCAATCTCATGATGGTCTCTCCACGGGGTAGTCGGGTGGGCTCGTCGCGCGCGATCCGATGGTGTGCCACCATCTGGTCGCGACGACATTCGCCACTTTCGCGAACGCCTCGGGGGCGCGATACACAAGCCCTGGTGGCGGCCAGGTGGCGCGCTGGTGAATGCGAATAACCGGTAAAGCTCGTCATTCACGCGGCAACGATTGAAACTCGCCGCTCGCGAACCAGTCAGGGCGCGCCAACGTCCAGAAGTCGCCGGCCAGGCGCTCTTCGACATAGCGATAAGGCAGCCAGCCGCAGCCCGCTTCACCCCAGTCCGAGTCAAAGAACGCGCGCACGCGCAGCGCTCCGCGGTGTGAACGCCAACGATGTTGATCGTCGTAGCCCACCACCAACAGCGCTTGAGCCGACGTGGCCGCTTCGTGTCGCGTCGGAAAGCCGATCTCGCCGTTGGCGGCCAATAACTCGGGGAGCACGCCGCCAAATACGGCCACGAAACCCGCGGCGAGAAACGCTTTGACCACGCGCAGCGACAACGCGCCGGTAGCTTCGGGGGCGTCAAGTCGCACGTAGCGCAGCTCGCGCCACTCGCGCGCATAACCGAACAAAACCGGGTCATTTATTGCAGAAAACGGGCTGTTTTCCGCGGTTTTCCACAGTTCGGCCGGTGGCGCGCCAAACCGCGACAAACTCTTCAGCGTGTCGCGCAAGCCTGCTGGTTCATCGAGCGGTCGCCCCGTGACCCGTTGAGTGACCGCCTGCAGAAACCAGGGGGAAAGATCGATCAACTGCCCGCTGGCCCGGCGCTCGAAGTATTGGGCCATGGCGACACACGCCCGCGCCGGTGACAGACAGGCGGGCAGCGCCAGCGACTCGTTCGGCTCGATCAGGTATTCGCGCCAATCAACTTTCGACGGGCGAGCGGTGCGCGCGGAACGCGATCGAGGCAACGCGCCAAACAGCGAGCGCAGAGCGTCGCTGTCGGGGCGAAAATCGCGCGTGTCGGGTAGGTCGCGAACCCAGCCCGGGCCTAATCGGCGCAAGCGAACCATCGTGCCGGCATCCTGTGGCAGTTGTCCCGCGCTGGCCCAAAACGAGGCGCAGGGGATGCCGATAGCATGCCGACCACATCGTGTGAAGGTCTACCGAAGCGCTGGTGAAAGCGAGGTGACGCGTCGGGGAA
This genomic window from Planctomycetota bacterium contains:
- a CDS encoding type II secretion system F family protein is translated as MLIELVTLAAFFGIVGLVFFLRSLVRGWRGGIQEQIANEASEAPTRGPLFGEWTEALASQLPSLMGSTDDLTRDLQRAGYYKPTARSEFLALRNALAIFCIVMTGIYAVMVGPERRDLTAPILIWGMAISALVYVLPWIVLRMQAKRRLHMIQRSMPDAFDMLTMCMTGGLAFNDALGHVSREVVFAHPDMAVELEIVRRHADMNTMGRAFENFAKRIDTPEVVSMAGLVSQSERLGTNMVAAVREYADGVRLMHRQNADERANKAGIKLLFPMVLCLAPAAMIILWGPAILELRNFFRTFNVTN
- a CDS encoding CpaF family protein; amino-acid sequence: MTATPASEALNAEHEFQRVKARIHEQLVESFDLSRVGKIDVKVLRNEVHGMAKAACDSRKELRGVDHERLVNELMDEIFGLGPLERLMADETVSDILVNGPGAVYVERNGRLEQTDIVFADDAHLLRIMQRIVAKLGRRIDESNPMVDARLADGSRVNAVIPPLSLEGPTLSIRRFGHHPLTIDDLLAKQSILPDMVKFLRAAVDARVSMLISGGTGAGKTTLLNVLSRFIPAEERIITIEDSAELILQHKHRVRMETRMPNTEGLGQVTQRDLVRNSLRMRPDRIVVGEVRGAEVWDMLQAMNTGHEGSLTTIHANTTRDALTRLEMMSAMTGFELPIDVVRQYIASGITLVVHASRLKGGPRRIMQVSEILGVRNGQFEIEDVCGFEQTGVDANGVAVGEFFFTGYQPKCLTRIQAAGGNLPAELFVKRRLAVGTPRSAGN
- a CDS encoding type II secretion system F family protein, whose amino-acid sequence is MDTTLLLYASLLVVLVGATVVLMVRDLNAAGNSGAAVEESIRLLPPPVADAFKGQFTDRIDWRFRRLVYQTGLDITAEPAFLLIILCGLAVGGTVFVARDDILEAVMASLVGLAAPVAFFTFRRGRRLAAIRAQLPEVMDLMSRAVRAGETLDQAIGQVGVSMPVPLGIEFRRCARQLDMGLSLPATMRALIARAPLTEVRILAATFNVQRRSGGNLAITLDRLAGVIRDRISYQRQFMAATGASRIATLVVSLAGPTVFTYMMMFEPEYVGQFFVVPGGQLLLGLACVLQFVGLVWVAGLLRNDY